GTGCCGTGATGCTTTTTATCATTGTTATAATCTTGGTTACACTATATGTGGGAACTGACTGTACTAAAAAATGAACATGATCTGTATCTGTCCCAATTTCTAAAAACTTTATCTGATATCGTTTTTCAATATCAAGACAGATCTCTTTGAGAACAGTATCAACATGATCATCAAAAACCGCTCTTCTGTATTTCGCCGGAAATACCAAATGGTATATCAATACTGTAACATTATGGCTCTTATGTATGTATATGCTCATACATACTTATTACGCCGCAAGCGGCGGGGAATATAACCCTCAGAGATTTAATCTTTATATAGAGTTACATAGTTCAACTGCGTAACTCCTAAATTATTACTCCTCCAAGACTATGCGCTACAAAACTGACGACGTACGTATCCAATCAATTCAGGAAGTCATCCCTCCGGCTTTGCTTCACGAAGAATACCTGGTTTCGGAAGAAGCATCACGAACCGTCTACGAGACACGCTTGGCAATCCATGAGGTCTTGCAAGAAAAGGACGATAGATTGGTGGTCGTGACCGGGCCATGTTCCATTCACGACACCAACGCAGCGCGTGATTACGCCGATCAGCTCAAGACGTGCATCAAAAAGTTACATGACGACCTCATCATCGTGATGCGAGTTTACTTTGAGAAGCCGCGTACTACCGTAGGCTGGAAAGGACTGATTAACGATCCTTACCTGGACGGAAGTTTCCGTATCAACGATGGTTTACGCATGGCGCGTGCGCTGTTGTTGGACTTGGCAGAAAAGGGAATACCGGCAGGAACCGAATATCTGGACTTGATCAGCCCTCAATATGTTGCTGACCTAATCAGTTGGGGAGCCATTGGAGCACGCACCACTGAAAGCCAAACTCATCGTGAATTAGCCTCCGGGTTGTCGTGTCCAGTTGGATTCAAGAACGGTACCAACGGTGATTTGCAGATTGCGATTGACGCTATTTATTCTGCTTCCTGCCCTCATTCTTTTATGTCCCTAACCAAAGAAGGGCGGTCGGCGATTTTTTCAACATCTGGGAATCCTGACTGTCACCTTATCCTACGCGGTGGTAAACATCCCAATTATGATGCAACCAGTGTTCAGATTGCTGCGGAAGGACTACGCAAAGCCGGAC
This window of the Gammaproteobacteria bacterium genome carries:
- a CDS encoding transposase; translation: MSIYIHKSHNVTVLIYHLVFPAKYRRAVFDDHVDTVLKEICLDIEKRYQIKFLEIGTDTDHVHFLVQSVPTYSVTKIITMIKSITAREIFKRCPQVKKQLWGGEFWTDGYFASTVEKHGNEDMIGRYVKKQGKEYNKLHENCQLALF
- the aroG gene encoding 3-deoxy-7-phosphoheptulonate synthase, Phe-sensitive yields the protein MRYKTDDVRIQSIQEVIPPALLHEEYLVSEEASRTVYETRLAIHEVLQEKDDRLVVVTGPCSIHDTNAARDYADQLKTCIKKLHDDLIIVMRVYFEKPRTTVGWKGLINDPYLDGSFRINDGLRMARALLLDLAEKGIPAGTEYLDLISPQYVADLISWGAIGARTTESQTHRELASGLSCPVGFKNGTNGDLQIAIDAIYSASCPHSFMSLTKEGRSAIFSTSGNPDCHLILRGGKHPNYDATSVQIAAEGLRKAGLPIRVMIDCSHANSAKQPLRQRDVCRDVITQVAGGDERICGVMLESHLVAGRQNPVFGQPLVYGQSITDACLAWEDTIELLEELAISVRARRMKVAEAS